One segment of Pseudomonas sp. FP2196 DNA contains the following:
- a CDS encoding sterol desaturase family protein codes for MNFILYAVPFFFVLIAVELIADRWRGVSHYRLADAVNSISTGVLSTTTGLLTKGVGLVTYAFALEHLALLRLPAQSLWVWVFAFILYDFCYYWLHRMGHERNILWAAHSVHHQSEEYNLSTALRQTSTGFLLSWIFYLPMAVLGVPLLVFVSVAALNLLYQFWVHTQHIPKLGWFEWFFVTPSNHRAHHAQNALYMDRNYGGVFIIWDRLFGSFQEEDDNEPVIFGVTTPLASWNPLWANLQFYAQLWDDARRTESMWDKLRIWFMRTGWRPADVAAKYPMNKPDLSRFRKFDVVLDSRQQWYVAAQFCVYIALGSYLMNLETALPRAALVLGWGAVAFGLFALGVALENRPWALKVELLRLASNLPLVWLAPLVGLWPASPVAWAGLLGYSLLSGIGLYGVRQRITRLVS; via the coding sequence ATGAACTTCATTCTGTATGCGGTGCCGTTTTTCTTCGTTTTGATTGCGGTGGAGCTGATCGCCGACCGTTGGCGCGGGGTCAGCCACTATCGCCTGGCCGATGCGGTGAACAGCATCAGCACCGGCGTGCTGTCGACCACTACCGGGCTGCTGACCAAAGGCGTCGGCCTTGTGACCTATGCCTTTGCCCTGGAACATCTGGCGTTGCTCAGGCTGCCGGCGCAGAGCCTCTGGGTCTGGGTGTTCGCTTTCATCCTCTATGACTTCTGCTACTACTGGCTGCACCGCATGGGCCATGAACGCAACATCCTCTGGGCGGCGCATTCGGTGCATCACCAGAGCGAGGAGTACAACCTCTCGACGGCGTTGCGTCAGACCAGCACCGGGTTTCTGCTGAGCTGGATCTTCTACCTGCCGATGGCCGTACTTGGCGTGCCGCTGCTGGTGTTCGTCAGCGTTGCGGCACTGAATCTGCTCTATCAGTTTTGGGTGCACACCCAGCACATTCCCAAGCTTGGCTGGTTCGAATGGTTCTTCGTTACGCCGTCCAATCATCGGGCCCACCATGCACAGAACGCTCTCTACATGGATCGCAACTACGGCGGGGTGTTCATTATTTGGGATCGGCTGTTTGGCTCGTTCCAGGAGGAGGACGACAACGAACCGGTGATTTTCGGCGTGACCACACCCCTGGCGAGCTGGAATCCGCTCTGGGCCAACTTGCAGTTTTATGCGCAACTGTGGGATGACGCGCGGCGCACGGAGAGCATGTGGGACAAGCTGCGGATCTGGTTTATGCGCACCGGTTGGCGTCCGGCGGATGTGGCGGCGAAGTATCCGATGAACAAGCCGGACCTGAGCCGGTTTCGCAAGTTCGACGTAGTGCTCGATAGCCGTCAGCAGTGGTACGTGGCGGCGCAATTCTGCGTCTATATCGCGCTGGGCAGTTACTTGATGAATCTGGAAACCGCTCTGCCGCGCGCCGCGCTGGTGCTCGGTTGGGGGGCGGTGGCGTTCGGTCTGTTTGCGTTGGGCGTGGCCCTGGAGAATCGCCCGTGGGCGCTGAAGGTCGAGCTGTTGCGGTTGGCGTCGAATCTGCCGCTCGTGTGGCTGGCGCCGCTGGTCGGGCTATGGCCGGCCAGCCCGGTGGCCTGGGCTGGCTTGCTCGGTTACAGCCTGCTCAGCGGCATCGGGCTGTATGGCGTTCGCCAGCGAATTACTCGTTTGGTGTCTTAG
- the elbB gene encoding isoprenoid biosynthesis glyoxalase ElbB: MSKKVAVILSGSGVYDGAEIQESVITLLRLDQRGAQVQCFAPNIAQLHVINHLTGEEMPESRNVLVESARIARGNIKDIREADVDDFDALIVPGGFGAAKNLSNFAIEGAGCTVQPDVLALAEAFAEAGKPVGLICISPALAAKIYGPGVTCTIGNDADTATAMNKMGATHEECAVTDIIEDKARKLVTTPAYMLAQNISEAASGINKLVDRVLELTHENDA, translated from the coding sequence ATGAGCAAAAAAGTTGCAGTGATCCTGTCCGGCAGTGGCGTTTACGACGGAGCCGAAATCCAGGAAAGCGTCATCACCCTGCTACGCCTTGACCAACGCGGCGCGCAGGTACAGTGCTTCGCCCCGAATATTGCGCAATTGCATGTGATCAATCACCTGACCGGCGAAGAAATGCCCGAGTCGCGCAACGTGCTGGTGGAGTCGGCGCGCATCGCCCGGGGCAACATCAAGGACATTCGTGAGGCCGACGTCGACGACTTCGATGCGCTGATCGTGCCGGGTGGTTTCGGGGCGGCGAAGAACCTGTCGAACTTCGCCATAGAAGGTGCCGGCTGCACCGTGCAGCCAGACGTTCTGGCCCTGGCCGAAGCGTTTGCCGAAGCAGGCAAACCCGTGGGGCTGATCTGCATCTCGCCGGCACTCGCGGCAAAGATCTACGGCCCGGGCGTGACCTGCACCATCGGCAACGATGCCGACACCGCCACCGCGATGAACAAGATGGGCGCCACCCACGAAGAATGCGCAGTGACCGACATCATCGAAGACAAGGCACGCAAACTGGTGACGACTCCGGCTTACATGCTGGCGCAGAACATCAGTGAGGCGGCGTCCGGGATCAATAAACTGGTCGATCGAGTCCTTGAACTGACTCACGAGAACGACGCTTAA
- a CDS encoding YaiI/YqxD family protein, translated as MRVWIDADACPRAAKDLVVKFALKRQFEVVLVAGQPQTKPGLAIVKLIVVPSGPDAADDYLVEHAVPGELVICSDIPLADRLVKKGVAALDPRGKEFDVQNMGERLAVRNLFTDLREQGQMSGGPAPFGEREKQAFANALDRILTRLTRQS; from the coding sequence ATGCGTGTATGGATCGATGCCGACGCTTGTCCACGGGCGGCGAAGGATCTGGTGGTGAAGTTCGCGCTCAAGCGCCAGTTCGAAGTGGTGCTGGTGGCCGGGCAGCCGCAAACCAAGCCGGGGCTGGCCATCGTCAAGTTGATCGTGGTGCCGAGCGGCCCGGATGCGGCGGACGATTATCTGGTCGAACACGCCGTGCCCGGCGAGTTGGTGATCTGCAGCGATATTCCACTGGCCGATCGGTTGGTGAAGAAGGGCGTGGCGGCGCTTGATCCACGAGGCAAAGAATTCGACGTGCAGAACATGGGCGAACGCCTGGCTGTGCGCAACCTGTTCACCGATCTGCGTGAACAGGGCCAGATGAGCGGCGGCCCGGCGCCGTTTGGCGAGCGCGAGAAGCAAGCGTTTGCCAATGCGCTGGATCGGATCCTCACCCGCCTGACCCGTCAATCTTGA
- a CDS encoding cytochrome c/FTR1 family iron permease, which yields MTAPSRFLAWLLFPLCALSCSNLLADAVEGAPQALHMLDYISADYPPTVEAGKVVDDSEYREQLEFIQVLQGLIADLPAKPEKAGLEQGVITLRAAVTARQDGAEVARQARQLGAKLAVAYEVSQAPVITPDPARAAPLFAQHCSVCHGETGAGDGPAGVGLTPPPANLRDAARLDHLSLYAIYSTLGQGVEGTDMPSFADQLDDRQRWDMATYVAGLSADASAAKSEQTYNIADLARQTPAEVQIAEGAQAAATFRAQRAQPPQVKRGPAQLLDYTAATLDKSLAAYRAGDHDQAYDLSVAAYLEGFELVESSLDNVDANVRKDTEKSLMAYRQSLQDGLPVTQAEQRLDAAKAKLKESAALLGSDGLSWSLSFISGLLILLREGLEAILVLAAILAFLRNTGQQSAVRSVNVGWGLALLAGLATWALAAYVIDVSGSQRELLEGATALFASVMVLWLGVWMHDRRHAAAWQDYIKSSLVGGGGRFGFAILAFFSVYRELFEVILFYETLWLQAGPAGHNAVLAGGATALVLLVGLAWVILRGSAKLPLALFFSINAALLCALSVVFAGHGVKALQEAGIFGTRPVAFFDFDWLGIHADAYSLTAQAVAIVAIIVLYSRSRLAEKKRVPAA from the coding sequence ATGACCGCGCCGTCCCGTTTTCTGGCCTGGCTGTTGTTCCCGTTGTGCGCCCTGAGTTGCTCGAACCTGCTGGCCGATGCGGTGGAAGGTGCGCCGCAAGCGCTGCACATGCTCGATTACATCAGTGCCGACTACCCGCCGACTGTGGAAGCGGGCAAGGTCGTCGACGACTCCGAATACCGCGAGCAACTGGAATTCATTCAGGTGTTGCAGGGGCTGATCGCGGATTTGCCGGCGAAACCGGAAAAGGCCGGGCTGGAGCAAGGTGTGATTACCTTGCGCGCAGCGGTCACCGCTCGGCAGGACGGCGCGGAAGTTGCCCGTCAGGCGCGGCAACTGGGTGCAAAGCTGGCCGTGGCCTATGAAGTCAGTCAGGCGCCGGTCATCACTCCGGATCCGGCGCGTGCCGCACCGCTCTTCGCCCAGCACTGCTCGGTGTGCCACGGTGAAACCGGCGCGGGCGATGGCCCGGCCGGTGTCGGCCTGACACCGCCCCCGGCCAACCTGCGCGACGCCGCCCGTCTGGATCACCTGAGCCTCTACGCGATCTACAGCACCCTCGGTCAGGGCGTCGAGGGCACCGACATGCCGTCGTTTGCCGATCAACTGGATGATCGCCAGCGCTGGGACATGGCCACTTATGTCGCCGGGCTCAGCGCCGATGCCTCGGCAGCCAAATCCGAGCAGACCTACAACATTGCCGATCTGGCCCGCCAGACCCCGGCCGAAGTGCAAATAGCCGAAGGCGCGCAAGCCGCCGCGACGTTCCGCGCCCAGCGTGCGCAGCCGCCGCAGGTCAAGCGCGGCCCGGCGCAGTTGCTCGACTACACCGCTGCAACGCTGGACAAGAGCCTCGCGGCTTATCGCGCCGGCGACCATGATCAAGCCTACGACCTGTCGGTGGCGGCGTATCTGGAAGGCTTCGAACTGGTCGAGAGCTCGCTGGATAACGTCGACGCCAACGTGCGCAAAGACACTGAAAAATCTCTGATGGCTTATCGGCAGTCGTTGCAGGACGGGTTACCGGTCACGCAGGCCGAACAGCGTCTGGACGCCGCGAAGGCGAAACTCAAGGAATCCGCCGCTCTGCTCGGCAGCGATGGCTTGAGCTGGTCGTTGAGCTTTATCTCCGGCCTGCTGATTCTGCTGCGCGAAGGCCTGGAAGCGATTCTGGTGTTGGCGGCGATTCTCGCGTTTCTGCGCAACACCGGTCAGCAATCGGCGGTGCGCAGCGTCAACGTCGGTTGGGGTTTGGCGCTGCTGGCCGGCCTGGCGACCTGGGCGCTGGCGGCGTATGTGATCGATGTCAGCGGCTCGCAGCGTGAATTGCTCGAAGGCGCTACGGCGCTGTTCGCCAGTGTGATGGTGCTGTGGCTTGGTGTGTGGATGCACGATCGTCGCCACGCGGCGGCCTGGCAGGATTACATCAAGAGCAGTCTGGTTGGCGGTGGCGGGCGTTTCGGCTTTGCGATCCTGGCGTTCTTCTCGGTCTATCGCGAGTTGTTCGAAGTGATCCTGTTCTACGAAACCCTCTGGCTACAGGCTGGACCTGCCGGGCACAACGCGGTATTGGCAGGCGGTGCGACGGCGCTGGTGTTGCTGGTCGGTCTGGCGTGGGTGATCCTGCGGGGCTCGGCGAAACTGCCGCTGGCGCTGTTCTTCAGCATCAACGCCGCGCTGCTGTGCGCGCTGTCGGTGGTGTTTGCCGGGCACGGAGTGAAGGCGTTGCAGGAAGCCGGGATCTTCGGCACGCGGCCGGTGGCGTTCTTCGATTTCGACTGGCTGGGGATTCATGCCGATGCCTATTCGCTGACGGCGCAAGCGGTGGCGATCGTGGCGATCATCGTGCTGTACAGCCGTAGTCGTCTGGCTGAGAAGAAGCGGGTGCCTGCTGCCTGA
- a CDS encoding COG3014 family protein: MRHCLPFCLLFSAIMQLSGCAAYRNYDAEMQQTIDQMSAGNLNEALYLMELNNPWEDKDLLYYLERGAILSAGTALPKSQEAWRTADRMIFQREEANPSAGMKLLARFGNEMGTMLVNDKLLRYEGYDYEKVMLTTEMALNQLAENDFDGARADIKKTHERETLIARQRERQYEEAEEQAKSQGITLHYKDLQGYPVAVLDAPQVIELKNGYQSAFSHYLAGFTYEALGERTLAAPGYRQAIELRPGVPFLEKALRNLDKPAPAADESEILVVVQAGFAPVRSSVQVPIPVRLNENLTIVAPISFPVMVPDTITPPVPSVLVDGKQYPLTMINSVTDMAMRTLRDDMPAIISRAMFRANMAAISQAQKNERDPAKASLVVTEHDPFEEADTRTWRTLPDKTLVARLRLKKGLHRVSFPYLRAADGFTVRVDQNHQVFNLRVFMGVNYYVGSALVLPEVSEPATAGSPGQ, from the coding sequence ATGCGCCACTGCCTGCCGTTTTGTCTGTTGTTCAGCGCCATCATGCAGTTGAGCGGTTGCGCCGCTTACCGCAATTACGATGCAGAGATGCAGCAGACCATCGATCAGATGTCGGCGGGCAATCTCAACGAAGCGCTCTACCTGATGGAGCTGAATAATCCCTGGGAAGACAAGGATCTGCTGTATTACCTGGAAAGAGGCGCCATTCTCAGCGCCGGCACGGCCCTGCCAAAAAGTCAGGAAGCCTGGCGCACGGCTGACCGGATGATTTTCCAGCGCGAAGAGGCCAATCCCTCCGCAGGCATGAAGCTGCTGGCCCGGTTCGGCAATGAAATGGGCACCATGCTGGTCAACGACAAGCTGTTGCGCTACGAAGGTTACGACTACGAAAAAGTCATGCTGACCACAGAGATGGCCCTCAACCAACTGGCGGAAAACGATTTCGACGGCGCCCGCGCCGACATCAAAAAGACCCACGAGCGCGAAACCCTGATTGCCCGCCAGCGGGAGCGGCAATACGAAGAAGCTGAGGAGCAGGCTAAAAGCCAAGGGATCACGCTGCATTACAAGGATCTGCAAGGCTACCCGGTCGCCGTCCTCGACGCCCCGCAAGTGATTGAACTGAAGAACGGCTACCAGAGTGCGTTCAGCCACTATCTGGCGGGCTTCACGTATGAGGCTTTGGGCGAACGCACGCTCGCGGCACCGGGTTATCGCCAGGCCATTGAGTTACGCCCGGGCGTACCGTTTCTCGAGAAAGCCTTGCGCAACCTGGACAAGCCCGCGCCGGCAGCGGATGAAAGCGAGATCCTGGTGGTTGTCCAGGCCGGTTTCGCTCCGGTGCGCAGTTCGGTGCAAGTGCCGATCCCGGTGCGGCTGAACGAAAACCTGACGATTGTCGCGCCGATTTCGTTCCCGGTGATGGTGCCCGATACGATCACACCTCCTGTTCCGAGTGTGCTCGTCGACGGAAAACAATACCCGTTGACGATGATCAACAGCGTTACTGACATGGCCATGCGGACGTTACGCGATGACATGCCGGCGATCATCTCTCGCGCCATGTTCCGCGCCAACATGGCCGCCATCAGTCAGGCTCAAAAGAATGAACGCGATCCGGCCAAGGCTTCGCTGGTGGTTACTGAACACGATCCTTTCGAAGAGGCGGATACGCGCACCTGGCGCACCCTTCCGGACAAAACCCTGGTCGCCCGTCTACGCCTTAAAAAAGGCCTGCATCGCGTGAGCTTCCCGTACTTGCGTGCAGCGGACGGGTTCACCGTGCGTGTCGACCAGAACCATCAGGTATTCAATCTGCGGGTATTCATGGGCGTGAACTACTACGTGGGGTCTGCGCTGGTGCTACCCGAGGTATCAGAGCCTGCTACCGCTGGCAGTCCCGGGCAGTAA
- a CDS encoding COG3014 family protein, giving the protein MAFRAPTLIALSAVTLLSGCSAFRNYDSELAQTNQQLASGNVDAALTLLEKNNTSPDKDLLYYFEKGELLRAKGDLSGSQNAWTSADQVVGQWEDAVKLDSAKYLAQFGSFIVNDKVRRYEGYDYEKVMLTTQMALNLLAVNDFDGARTAIKKTHEREAVIADLRDKEYLKSEEEAEKEGIKTQYKDLQGYPVASLDAPEVVGLKNSYQSAFSHYLAGFVYEALGEKDLAAPGYRKAAELRPNTPLLEQALVNLDKPSKSDDSDILIVVQSGLAPSRDSIRVPLPLPISNNVVITPLSFPIIKPDTSTAPFAQIGVDGQQVNLTGLNSTTAMSRRALRDDMPGIILRTTVRAITKGVAQKQINETNPLAGLAVGISSAVLEGADTRTWRTLPDNTQVVRLRLKKGEHQVTLPSAVGGSVVKVTVDQRYQVISLRAVGNQVFAGGLAAHVIPSAAATNVASLKQP; this is encoded by the coding sequence ATGGCATTCCGCGCCCCCACTCTGATTGCGCTCAGCGCCGTCACTCTGCTGTCCGGCTGTTCGGCGTTTCGCAACTACGACTCCGAACTGGCCCAGACAAACCAGCAACTGGCTTCCGGCAACGTCGATGCCGCGCTGACCCTGCTGGAAAAGAACAACACCAGCCCCGACAAAGACCTGCTCTATTACTTCGAAAAAGGTGAACTGCTGCGCGCCAAGGGCGACCTGTCCGGCAGCCAGAACGCCTGGACCAGCGCCGACCAGGTGGTCGGTCAGTGGGAAGACGCGGTCAAGCTCGACAGCGCCAAGTATCTGGCCCAGTTCGGTAGCTTCATCGTTAACGACAAAGTCCGTCGCTACGAAGGCTACGACTACGAAAAAGTCATGCTGACCACGCAAATGGCCCTGAACCTGCTGGCGGTCAATGACTTCGACGGCGCGCGCACCGCGATCAAGAAGACCCACGAACGTGAAGCGGTGATCGCCGATCTGCGCGACAAGGAATACCTCAAGAGCGAGGAAGAGGCCGAGAAAGAAGGCATCAAGACTCAGTACAAGGATCTGCAAGGCTACCCGGTCGCCAGCCTCGATGCGCCGGAAGTGGTCGGTCTGAAGAACAGCTACCAGAGTGCGTTCAGCCATTACCTGGCCGGTTTCGTTTACGAAGCCCTTGGCGAAAAAGACCTGGCTGCACCGGGCTACCGCAAGGCCGCCGAACTGCGCCCGAACACGCCGCTGCTCGAACAGGCGCTGGTCAACCTCGACAAGCCGTCCAAGAGCGATGACAGCGACATCCTGATCGTGGTGCAAAGCGGTCTGGCGCCGTCCCGCGATTCGATTCGCGTGCCACTGCCGCTGCCGATCTCCAACAACGTGGTGATCACGCCGCTGTCGTTCCCGATCATCAAGCCTGACACCTCCACCGCGCCGTTCGCGCAAATCGGTGTCGACGGCCAGCAAGTCAACCTGACCGGCCTCAACAGCACCACCGCCATGTCTCGCCGCGCCCTGCGCGACGACATGCCGGGGATTATCCTGCGCACCACCGTGCGCGCGATCACCAAAGGCGTGGCGCAGAAGCAGATCAATGAAACCAATCCACTGGCCGGCCTGGCTGTGGGTATCTCTTCAGCTGTGCTCGAAGGTGCCGATACCCGTACGTGGCGCACGCTGCCGGACAACACCCAGGTGGTGCGTCTGCGCTTGAAGAAAGGTGAACACCAAGTCACTCTGCCGAGCGCTGTGGGCGGTTCGGTGGTCAAGGTCACCGTCGATCAGCGTTATCAGGTGATCAGCCTGCGAGCCGTGGGCAATCAGGTGTTTGCTGGCGGTCTCGCCGCCCACGTGATCCCTAGCGCCGCTGCGACCAACGTCGCCAGCCTCAAACAACCTTAA
- a CDS encoding YcfL family protein has translation MRFKLIAVAALAVLASGCATPPPPEPGSAASKVVAMGPQKHIVVGAMRVARENGFMTVNVQLSNTLNSNKIFYYRFAWLGPEGFPVAEEEVWKSQMMYGAQTSFVQAIAPTPKAVDFRLEIKTP, from the coding sequence ATGCGCTTCAAACTCATCGCCGTCGCCGCCCTCGCCGTGCTGGCCAGCGGCTGCGCCACCCCGCCACCGCCTGAGCCGGGCAGCGCCGCGAGCAAAGTCGTGGCCATGGGGCCGCAAAAACACATCGTCGTCGGCGCCATGCGCGTCGCCCGCGAAAACGGCTTCATGACCGTCAATGTGCAGTTGAGCAACACCCTCAACAGCAACAAGATTTTCTACTACCGCTTCGCCTGGCTCGGCCCTGAAGGCTTCCCGGTCGCGGAAGAAGAAGTCTGGAAAAGCCAGATGATGTACGGCGCGCAGACCAGCTTCGTCCAGGCTATCGCCCCGACGCCGAAAGCCGTGGATTTCCGTCTGGAAATCAAAACGCCTTAA
- the lpoB gene encoding penicillin-binding protein activator LpoB, whose amino-acid sequence MFVRFSCIAVIALLASGCANTSPTLGSKNISYGDTKAVETVTNEFGSTDLQMIAESMTRSLAQSGILQGRPVVQVYDVKNKTSEYIDTREITTSIKTQLMKTGVARFASDNNAMQSQVDQLKLQNQSGLYKKSTVAKTGNMVAAKYRIEGSISSIVKRSSDYKDVFYKFSLQLIDVESGLAEWMDEKEIRKTTER is encoded by the coding sequence ATGTTTGTACGTTTTTCCTGCATCGCCGTTATCGCCCTGCTGGCTTCAGGCTGCGCCAACACCTCGCCAACCCTGGGCAGCAAGAACATCAGCTACGGCGACACCAAGGCTGTTGAAACCGTCACCAACGAATTCGGTTCGACTGACCTGCAAATGATCGCCGAGTCGATGACCCGCTCCCTGGCCCAGTCCGGCATTCTGCAGGGCCGCCCAGTGGTTCAGGTCTACGACGTGAAGAACAAGACCAGCGAGTACATCGATACACGCGAAATCACCACCAGCATCAAGACTCAGCTGATGAAAACCGGCGTTGCCCGCTTCGCCAGCGACAACAATGCAATGCAGAGCCAGGTTGACCAGCTCAAGCTGCAAAACCAGAGCGGCCTGTACAAGAAGAGCACCGTGGCCAAGACTGGCAACATGGTTGCCGCCAAGTACCGCATCGAAGGTTCGATCAGCTCGATCGTCAAGCGCAGCAGCGATTACAAGGACGTCTTCTACAAATTCAGCCTGCAATTGATCGACGTTGAAAGCGGTCTGGCCGAGTGGATGGACGAAAAAGAGATCCGCAAAACCACGGAGCGTTAA
- a CDS encoding penicillin-binding protein activator LpoB codes for MRAWIGMMALACAFGAQAAPKVAVTDLAYQERVEQYIHIVSAQNNYREGYYSSSGSSNYNEIEATTSYIEQTELRKFTGDIKGEILRTGMFQLVQGTPYTASSKGDIYDVIKRIKAGNFKGADYVLFGTVSDIDFTQDMNELAHTDSYSAVLGLTLVADFSLINTKTFEITSAFTAMGEAQDTKLVNHRDIKISLNRPRVVREVSKALGEDVAGQLSQQLGGGGYEQPREPQQRNNLPRDTAPVILR; via the coding sequence ATGCGCGCATGGATTGGCATGATGGCCCTGGCTTGCGCATTTGGCGCGCAAGCGGCCCCGAAAGTCGCGGTGACGGATCTGGCGTATCAGGAACGTGTGGAGCAATACATCCACATCGTTTCGGCGCAGAACAATTACCGCGAGGGTTACTACAGCTCCAGCGGTTCTTCGAACTACAACGAGATCGAAGCGACCACCAGCTACATCGAGCAGACCGAGCTGCGCAAATTCACCGGCGACATCAAGGGTGAAATTCTGCGTACCGGTATGTTCCAGCTGGTGCAAGGCACGCCGTACACCGCGTCGTCCAAGGGTGACATCTACGACGTGATCAAGCGGATCAAGGCCGGTAACTTCAAGGGTGCCGACTATGTTCTGTTTGGCACCGTGTCGGATATCGACTTCACTCAGGACATGAACGAGCTGGCGCACACCGACAGCTATTCGGCGGTACTGGGCCTGACGTTGGTGGCGGACTTCAGCCTGATCAACACCAAGACCTTCGAAATCACGTCGGCCTTCACGGCGATGGGTGAAGCGCAGGACACCAAATTGGTGAACCACCGCGACATCAAGATCTCGCTGAACCGCCCACGGGTGGTGCGCGAGGTGTCGAAGGCGCTGGGTGAGGACGTGGCCGGACAACTGAGCCAACAGCTCGGGGGCGGCGGTTACGAGCAGCCGCGCGAGCCGCAGCAGCGTAACAACCTGCCGCGCGATACCGCACCGGTGATTCTGCGCTAA